GGTCAGGCGCGCCGACTCGTACTGCGCGATCGTCTTCTCGGCCGCCTTGAGCTGTGCGCTCAGGTCGGCGATGCGGTCGGCGAGTTGGTCGCGCGGCGTCTTGAGCGAACTCGTGAGCTGCTGCACGAGCGCGCGCTCGGCGGCGAACTCGCGGAAGGCCTCGAGGCCGACGAGCGCCTCGACGCGGCGGTTGGTCGAGCCGACCGACGATTCGCTGACGAGGCTGATCATGCCGATCTCGGCCGAGGCTGCCACGTGGGTTCCCGCGCAGAGCTCGCGCGACCACGGGCCGCCGATATCGACGACGCGCACGGTGTCGCCGTACTTCTCGCCGAACAGCGCCATCGCGCCGAGCGACTTGGCCTCGTCGAGCGCCATCACGCGCGTCGAGACGGGCAGGTTGTCGCGCACGGCGATGTTGCTGATCTCTTCGATCTCGCTGCGGGTCGCCGGGCTGAGCGCCTGGTTCCAGCTGAAGTCGAGGCGCATGTAGCCGGCCTTGTTGTACGAGCCCGACTGGTGCGCATCGCTGCCGAGCGTCTGCCGCAGCGCCGCGTGGATCACGTGGGTCGCCGAGTGCGCCTGCGTGGCCGAGCGGCGGTAGACCGGGTCGACCTGCGTCGTCGCGGCATCGCCGACGTGCACCTCGCCCGAGCGCACCTGAACGGTGTGACTGATGAGCCCCTTGACGGGCTTCTGCACGTCGAGCACCTCGAGGTCGAAGCCGGTGCCGACGATCGCGCCCTCATCGCTGTCCTGACCGCCCGACTCCGCGTAGAGCGTCGTCTCGGCGAGGATCACCTCGGCGATGTCGCCGGCCTGCGCGACCGGCACGCTCTGGCCGCCGACGAGGATGCCGAGCACCGTCGTCTCGGCCTGCAGCTCGTCGTAGCCGAGGAACGCGGTCTCGCCCGCGGCGCGGAACTCGCCGTACACGCCGAGGTCGGCCAGCGCACCCTTCTTCGACTTCGCGTCGGCCTTCGCGCGCGTGCGCTGCTCGGCCATGAGGCGGTCGAACTCGGCGCGGTCGACCGTGAGGCCGTTCTCCTCGGCCATCTCGAGCGTGAGGTCGAGCGGGAAGCCGAAGGTGTCGTGTAGCTGGAAGACCGTGTCTCCCGGCAGGGTCGACGCGCCCGACGCGGTCGTCTCGGCCACGGCGAGGTCGAGGATCGTGGTGCCGGCCGCGAGCGTACGCAGGAACGCCTCCTCCTCACCGAGTGCGAGCCGCGAGACGCGGTCGTAGTGCTCGGTGATCTCGGGGTAGGCGGCGCTCATCGCGTCGCGCGAGGCGGCGAAGAGCACGTCGAAGCTCGGCGCGTCGACCCCGAGCAACCGCATGGCGCGGATGCTCCGCCGCAGCAGGCGGCGCAAGATGTAGCCCCGGCCCTCGTTGCCCGGTGCGACGCCATCCGTCATGAGCATGAGGGACGAGCGCACGTGGTCGGCGATGACGCGCATGCGCACGTCGTCGCCGTGGTCGGCGCCGTAGCGGCGCCCGGAGAGCTCGGCCGCGGCATCCAGCACCGGACGCACTTGGTCGATCTCGTACATGTTCTCGACGCCCTGCGTGAGGAACGCGACGCGCTCCATGCCCATGCCGGTGTCGATGTTCTTGTTCGGCAGCTCGCCGAGGATCTCGAAGTCGTTCTTGCCCGTGCCCTCGCCGCGCAGGTACTGCATGAAGACGAGGTTCCAGATCTCGACGTAGCGGTCGTCATCCGTCGCGGGACCGCCGTCGACGCCGTACGCGGGCCCGCGGTCGAAGAAGATCTCCGAGCAGGGGCCAGCGGGGCCGGGCTGGCCGGTCGACCAGTAGTTGGTGTCCATGTCGAGGCGCTGAATGCGGTCGTCGGGCAGGCCCGCGATCTTCTTCCAGAGCGCGATGGCCTCGTCATCGTCCTTGTAGACGGTGACCCAGAGGTCCTTCTCGTCGAAGCCGAGGCCGCCGTCGCTCTGCGACGTCGTCAGCAGCTCCCAGGCGTACCCGATCGCGCCTTCCTTGAAGTAGTCGCCGAACGAGAAGTTGCCGTTCATCTGGAAGAACGTGCCGTGGCGCGGCGTCTTGCCGACCTCTTCGATGTCGTTCGTGCGGATGCACTTCTGCACGCTCGTCGCGCGCGGGTAGGGCGCGGGCACGACGCCCGTGAGGTAGGGCACGAACGGCACCATGCCGGCGACCGTGAAGAGCAGCGTCGGGTCGTCGCTGACGAGGGAGGCGGAGGGCACGACCGTGTGACCGCGGGTTCCGAAGAACTCGAGCCACCGGCGCTGGATGTCGGCGGTCTGCATGAGGGGCTGTGGCGTCCTGAGTCGAAAAGGGGCGGGGCGCGGAGCCCCGCCGGCTACTTGAGGCGGCTGGTGAGGTCGGCGATGGTGTCTTCGGCCTCGGCGACGGCGGCACGCAACTCGGCCTCGCGCTGCTTGTAGCCGTCGACGACGGCCGAGCCGAACTCGCGGGCCTTGGCGTCGACGTCGTCGAAGAACTGCTTGCCCTGCGGGGTCTTCGAGACCTGGTGGGCGGCGACGAAGCCGAGCGCAATGCCGACGATGAGCCAGGCGGCGTTCTTCATGGGTGCTCCCTCGTGAGAAGTCGGATGTGGTGGGCTCCCAGCCTAGCGGCCGAACGCGAACGGGGGCCCGGCCACTGGCCGGACCCCCGTTCGACGGAGCGTGATGCGAGCGACTAGCGCGCGGCGTAGTACTCGACGACGAGCTGCACTTCGCAGGTCACGGGGACCTCGGCGCGCTTGGGGCGGCGCACGAGGCGCGACTGCAGCTTGTCGAGCTCGACCTCGAGGTAGGCCGGAACCTTGGGCAGCACGTCGACGTGACCGCCGGCGGCCGCGACCTGGAACGGCTCGGTGCCCTCGGAGCGCGGCTTGACGTGGATCAGCT
The sequence above is a segment of the Microcella humidisoli genome. Coding sequences within it:
- the alaS gene encoding alanine--tRNA ligase, with product MQTADIQRRWLEFFGTRGHTVVPSASLVSDDPTLLFTVAGMVPFVPYLTGVVPAPYPRATSVQKCIRTNDIEEVGKTPRHGTFFQMNGNFSFGDYFKEGAIGYAWELLTTSQSDGGLGFDEKDLWVTVYKDDDEAIALWKKIAGLPDDRIQRLDMDTNYWSTGQPGPAGPCSEIFFDRGPAYGVDGGPATDDDRYVEIWNLVFMQYLRGEGTGKNDFEILGELPNKNIDTGMGMERVAFLTQGVENMYEIDQVRPVLDAAAELSGRRYGADHGDDVRMRVIADHVRSSLMLMTDGVAPGNEGRGYILRRLLRRSIRAMRLLGVDAPSFDVLFAASRDAMSAAYPEITEHYDRVSRLALGEEEAFLRTLAAGTTILDLAVAETTASGASTLPGDTVFQLHDTFGFPLDLTLEMAEENGLTVDRAEFDRLMAEQRTRAKADAKSKKGALADLGVYGEFRAAGETAFLGYDELQAETTVLGILVGGQSVPVAQAGDIAEVILAETTLYAESGGQDSDEGAIVGTGFDLEVLDVQKPVKGLISHTVQVRSGEVHVGDAATTQVDPVYRRSATQAHSATHVIHAALRQTLGSDAHQSGSYNKAGYMRLDFSWNQALSPATRSEIEEISNIAVRDNLPVSTRVMALDEAKSLGAMALFGEKYGDTVRVVDIGGPWSRELCAGTHVAASAEIGMISLVSESSVGSTNRRVEALVGLEAFREFAAERALVQQLTSSLKTPRDQLADRIADLSAQLKAAEKTIAQYESARLTERVPALVAAATTLGGYTVVAENLGALGSADDVRMLATSVRGRLNDGPTVVVLAAEVAGKATVIVATTPAARDAGAKAGALARTASGVLGGGGGGKDDLAQGGGVDPSAIPAAIEAVLAELRH